ATTGAAAAAATAATCGTACCATCCGGGAGGTCGACAGTCTGTCGCGCTCGGGTTTGTTGGAGATACATCATGATAAAAATCGAAAACCTCGAAAAAGTCTACCGCACTGAAGAAGTCGAGACGACCGCCCTTAACAAAGTCAATGTCGAAATCAACGAGGGCGAATTCGTGGCCATAATGGGTCCTTCCGGCTGCGGCAAATCGACACTTCTAAACGTGCTGGGTTTGCTGGACAATCCCTCCTCGGGTAAGTACCACCTGTTGGGCCAGGAGGTCTCGGGTTACACCGAAAGACAACGCGCTCAGCTTAGAAAGAACAACATTGGGTTTGTCTTTCAGAGCTTCAACCTGATCGATGAACTCACCGTGTTGGAAAACATCGAATTGCCGCTGTTATACCTTGGACAGTCGGCGGGCATGCGCAAACTGCGAGTTCACGACGTCATGGAGCAAATGCAATTGACGCCACGCAAAGGCCACTTCCCGCAGCAACTCTCCGGTGGTCAGCAGCAGCGCGTGGCGGTGGCCCGGGCCGTTGTGGCCGAACCCAAACTGATCCTGGCTGATGAGCCGACCGGTAATCTCGACTCCAGTCACGGCGACGAAGTGATGAATCTTCTGTCGTCGTTGAACGAGGCCGGCACAACTATCGTCATGGTAACTCACTCACCGGCCTACGCAGAACATGCCAGGCGCACGATTCACCTGTTCGACGGGGCCGTAGTTACAGAAGATTTCTCATCGCAGCATCATGTATAGCAACTACCTTAAAGTCGCCCTGCGCAACATCGTTCGGCACAAGACCCACGCGGTCATCAATGTGGTCGGACTGGCTGTCGGCATTGCTTGCTGTCTGATGATTCTAATCTGGGTCGACAGCGAGTTGGGCTTCGATGAGTTTCACAGCAAGGTCGATCGGCTTTACCGGGTGGTGCGCTATACTACCGAAAGCGAGTCGAGCGAGTTCAGAGCCATCACGCCCTCTCCCCTGGGTCCGGCGCTGGTCGAGGAGCTGCCCGAGGTCGTTGCCGCGACGCGGTCCGGCGGCGACCATCCGCGCCTGGTCAAAAAGGACGACCGTTTGTTTCAGGATGATAAGATAGCCTTTGTCGATCCATCCCTGTTTACACTGTTCTCGCTACCATTGTTGTACGGCGACTCGTTAACGGCCTTGACCGATCCCTCTTCGGTGGTCATATCCGAAAGTATGAGCCGCAAGTATTTCGGAGACGACAATGCCGTGGGACAGGTACTGAATATCGAACGATCCGACTATACGATCTCGGCCATCATGAGGGATTTGCCGGACAAATCGCACCTGGCCTTTGACGCCGCGCTGCCGTTTGAGTCGCGCTCGGATCATGTCAAAGAAGTCAGCGATCGCTGGGAGGCTTCCGGCTACTACACCTATGTGCTCCTCGACGACGATGCATCCACGGCCCAAGCCACCGAGAAGATGAACGCGATTCTTAACCAACACCTGGAGAACCCAGAGTACCGTCTTGAGTTGCAACCCATAACGAAGGTGCATTTGCATTCGGCCGGCATCTTCGGCGAGAAAGCCAAGGGCATTGTGTATGTCTACATGTTCAGTGCTATGGCTATTCTGATCCTTATTGCCGCCTGTATCAACTTCGCCAACCTGACCACCGCCCGCTCAAGCGTGCGGGCTACCGAAATCGGCGTTCGCAAGGTTATGGGTGCGCGGCGGACTGATCTGGTGCGGCAGTTCCTGGCCGAAGCGGTGATCATGTCCGGTGTGGCAGCCATCATTGCCTTCGGGTTGGTGGAAATACTGTTGCCCGCCTTTTCCGTTTGGGCTGGTAAAGACCTCGGCCTGCACTTCGCATCCAACTATCAGCTACTGTTGGCCATTCTGGCCGTGACCGGAGTGACCGGACTGGCCGCAGGCGCCTATCCCGCCTTGTGCCTCTCATCATTGATACCAATCCGGGTACTCAAGGGAGAACGCTCGGGACGACGCGGCAAGAGCCTGCTGAGAAGAATCCTGGTCGTGACACAGTTTGCGCTCTCCATATTCTTGCTGGTGTGCGCGTCGCTGGTCTATCAACAGCTTACCTTCATGACCTCCGGCGATCTCGGATTTGTGCATGACGATGTAATGAGTATATACATGCGGGGCGGTTTTTCAAGTGAATATCCGGCCCTGCGGCAGGAATTGCTGGCCATGCCCGGCGTCGTCGACGTTACGGCCGGTACACCGCCGGTGGAATTGAGTTGGGGGAGTGCTGACCTGGAATGGGAGGGCAAGGACCCCGACCTCCGTTTTGGAATGGGACGCTACAACATAGATTATCAGTACATCAGTCTTTTCCAGATGGAGATGCTAAAGGGACGCGGGTTCTCGCAGGACCATCCAACCGACCTGACGGAAGCCTACATCCTGAACGAGGCGGCCTTGAGTAAGATGAAGCTCGATGACCCTATCGGCAAATCATTCGCGATGGACGGTCGCCAGGGTAGTATCATAGGCGTCGTAAAGGATTTTCATATTTTCTCCATGCACGACGAGATCATCCCGCTGGCGCTCCAGATGGACCCCGACGGATTGGAGAATCTGATCATACGCACGACACCGGAACAGGCTGCGACCGTCATGAGTTTTATCGAGTCGCGATGGCGGGAGCTCTCGCCCGAATATGCCTTCGACGCCCAGTATCTGGATGCGACCATCGAAGGCTTCTATAGATCGGAACACCAGACGGCTACACTGGTCGGATGGTCGGCCGGAATAGCCGTTGTCATCGCCTGCCTGGGACTGTTTGGGCTTGCCTCGTACATGGTGGAACGGCGCACCAAGGAGATAGGTATCCGCAAACTGCTCGGTGCCGGCGTGACCGGTATCGTTCGAATGTTGTCGACGGAATCGACCTGGCTGATTATCGCAGCCAACGCCCTGGCCTGGCCCGCGGCCTACTATGCTGCCGATCTATGGCTGGCGCGGTTCGCCTACACTATTGAAATCAACCTGATTACATTCTTCACTGCCGGCTTCTTCGTGCTCGCCATAGCGTTGGTGATAATCGCAGGTCACACCATCAGAGCGGCACGAGCCAACCCGGTGAATGCCCTTCGGAATGAGTAGTCACAGGAGAACGTAATGCTAAGAAACTACCTTCTGGTTGCCCTGAGAAACCTCTACCGCAACAAGCTGTATTCCGCTATTGGCGTCATCGGGTTATCACTGGGAGTGACCTGCTGTCTGTTGAGCTTTCTCTACATTCGGCATGAGTTGTCCTTTGACCGCTTTCATGCCAACGGCGACAACATCTACCGACTGATCCAGACGGAGAGTGAAAGCCACTCAAGTTCTGCAGGCTCCTCCTCTACCTCGCCAATGCTGAGAGAGGCGGTGAAAACGGGCATATCGTCGGTAACGCAGGCCACACTGGTAACAGGTTCAGAGCATGTGGTTTCACGCGGCGCCAAGTCGTTCACCGAATCGGTGCTGAGTGTTGACAATGATTTCTTACAGATGTTCTCTTTCGAACTCCGTGGAGGTGACCCGGCCACAGCCCTTCTGGACCCGTCGTCGGTGGTGGTGACTGAAGACATTGCCCAAAAGTACTTCGGTTCAGGAGATCCGATCGGTGAAACCGTTACAATCCTATTGGGTGAAACCAACGTCGATCTAATTGTCTCGGCAATCATAGAAGCCGCCCCCGTTACTTCCAGTATTCAATACGATTGTCTCATCTCTGCATCGTTACTCAAACATACCATCCCTGAAGAAGTGACACAGAGTTGGACCAACGTGCTGGTCTCGACCTATGTTCAAATACCACCGGGCACCGATATTGGGTCGCTGGAAAGAGC
This is a stretch of genomic DNA from Candidatus Zixiibacteriota bacterium. It encodes these proteins:
- a CDS encoding ABC transporter ATP-binding protein, encoding MIKIENLEKVYRTEEVETTALNKVNVEINEGEFVAIMGPSGCGKSTLLNVLGLLDNPSSGKYHLLGQEVSGYTERQRAQLRKNNIGFVFQSFNLIDELTVLENIELPLLYLGQSAGMRKLRVHDVMEQMQLTPRKGHFPQQLSGGQQQRVAVARAVVAEPKLILADEPTGNLDSSHGDEVMNLLSSLNEAGTTIVMVTHSPAYAEHARRTIHLFDGAVVTEDFSSQHHV
- a CDS encoding ABC transporter permease; the protein is MYSNYLKVALRNIVRHKTHAVINVVGLAVGIACCLMILIWVDSELGFDEFHSKVDRLYRVVRYTTESESSEFRAITPSPLGPALVEELPEVVAATRSGGDHPRLVKKDDRLFQDDKIAFVDPSLFTLFSLPLLYGDSLTALTDPSSVVISESMSRKYFGDDNAVGQVLNIERSDYTISAIMRDLPDKSHLAFDAALPFESRSDHVKEVSDRWEASGYYTYVLLDDDASTAQATEKMNAILNQHLENPEYRLELQPITKVHLHSAGIFGEKAKGIVYVYMFSAMAILILIAACINFANLTTARSSVRATEIGVRKVMGARRTDLVRQFLAEAVIMSGVAAIIAFGLVEILLPAFSVWAGKDLGLHFASNYQLLLAILAVTGVTGLAAGAYPALCLSSLIPIRVLKGERSGRRGKSLLRRILVVTQFALSIFLLVCASLVYQQLTFMTSGDLGFVHDDVMSIYMRGGFSSEYPALRQELLAMPGVVDVTAGTPPVELSWGSADLEWEGKDPDLRFGMGRYNIDYQYISLFQMEMLKGRGFSQDHPTDLTEAYILNEAALSKMKLDDPIGKSFAMDGRQGSIIGVVKDFHIFSMHDEIIPLALQMDPDGLENLIIRTTPEQAATVMSFIESRWRELSPEYAFDAQYLDATIEGFYRSEHQTATLVGWSAGIAVVIACLGLFGLASYMVERRTKEIGIRKLLGAGVTGIVRMLSTESTWLIIAANALAWPAAYYAADLWLARFAYTIEINLITFFTAGFFVLAIALVIIAGHTIRAARANPVNALRNE